The DNA region CGACTCTTACCACATTCCTTCCTATTAATAGAAAGGCGGTCGTTATCGTCCAGcgcggcggcggcgtgGGTGTTGCCAGCAGGACATCGATGATTGTTGAAAAGACTTACTAACTGCCTCTTATTACATTGCAGCCCAATGACAGAAGCTATCAAGTTTGGCGATGAAGGGCAAAGCCTATCAGTGTAGTCGATCAGTGCTCCGCGTAAATAAACTCGTTTGTGACGGCGGAAGACGCAGCCGTAGCGTCGGTTCAACAATACTAGACCCCCGATAGCTCGTCGAATGTTACACACTTATTGTTGGCTTTTTCCTGCGGGTCCGCAAAGCAGCAAAGCTATTCCACTTCTACTCTAATCACGCCTGAGAAAAGTCGGTTTACGAATTTAAGTAGCGAATGACCAACAGCACAGGAAGGGAAGTGATGATCTTCATGAATGACGGTAGTAATGATAGTAGTAAGTAATGTAGGAGGGTTGGCCCCTAGAAGAttcagctcttccatcGTATGATAGCTGCTCGTAGATGACTGTGGCAGAACTCCATGGAGGAGAGCCATGTATTTCGTAGGCAGTTTGTCGTTAGTTTGTCTGTCAATGCCAGAATTTCTCAGCTGCTGCGGATGTGGTGACCGCGCCGACTTGAGCAAGCCCGAACGAAgtaaaggaaaaaaaattgaAGTCGACAGGGATTGAACCTGCGACCGGCGGATGCTTCCAATTATTGGAATCCGATATTCTACCACTGAACTACGACTCCATTGTTATATCGCTAAGCCCGATTGTAACCTTTCATGCAAATCCTGTCAAGCTGATTAAAATTATAAGCCAACAAAAAGACATTTGTTTGACTTTTGTTTTGCACGTGTCCGCAGCCCGCCTACATCTGCTACTCTACCTATATAGCCAGCATTCATTTCTTAACATGGAtaatcatcatccttcttctgttatTCTGGCCCATTCTGTGCAGTAGCCATGATACCTCATACGCACTACTCAACCTTTCGTTTAAGGCTGAAACAACACTCCTAAATAATAATCATGCTCATTGCGTTTTTAACGTCTACATCGCAGATGAATGACCCGAAGACGATCTAGGGGTATcaaaacaacaaaaaataGGTGGTATTGTTGAGACACCGGGGTATATAGATTAGAAATATAGTTGTAAAACCGAAATCCAGTCATTAATCAGCGGTCCACAGCgtctccccttccccgACTTTCTACTAAAGCCTTCCGATCCTGCAGCCAACATAATAGCACCTGTTTCACAACTTCAAGGTGTTTTTCCACTCACGCCATCTCACTTTCAACACGTTGAGCACCTATTCCTCCCCACTAACGCCGCTAGCAAGGCCTTGACTTCGGCTCCTGGTCACTCGTCTAGGAGTAGCCACTTCGCCCCTGGCGACACTCTTCCTGGCAGCTTTTCTGGGAGTAGCTTTGGTAGGCGCAGCGCTGGCACTACCACTGTCAGAGTCCGCATCAGAATTGGGTGCGGAAGCCCTGGCAGCAAGTCGACCGGATCGTCGGGAAGGGGTAGCAGGGAACGTAGCGGACGTAGGGGTAAGTACAggagaagtggaagaatgtccatcgaccttcttgttcttggcGGAGTAGATCTTGTCGGTGAAGGGACTATGTGCGAGTTAGTTTGTTTTGCGATACAAAGAGGTAGATGACCCACCCCTCAAACTTGAGAGCGACGGCGTAGACAATCCAGACCCAAGCAGCAAGAACAATACCCGCAGGAGATTGGAACCACAAAGCAGTACCCAAGTGGGTAAGGAAAGAGCCAACATACATGGGGTCGGAAAGGACGTtgaatgggaaagaagtCACACGGTGGGACATGAGGATGCCAAAATAGTCACCGAGATAAGTGCCAGTGACACCTAAAGCCCACATCGAGGTGATGACAAATGTCTGACCAGAAGCGAAGAGGGCAATGGCAGCAGCCTTGATAGCAGGGTGGCCAAGAATGGCGAGAGAGGGCTGGTCCTTGACGGCGCCGAGGAACCTATCATTCCACAGGGTGATGAGGATTATAGGGGTCAGAGAGATCACAGTGGTAAATCCAGGACACGCACAGGTGGTCTCTAAAagcagagatggagaagatagTAATTGCCAAAAGGTAGCAGCCGACCAAAGGAGATCGCACAACTTTGGTGATGGTCTTGTTACGGTATTCTGAACATTTCCGATCAGCATCTAATCTCGTTCCTGATCGTACAGATGAAGCCTCTCCCACAGCCGTTATCTGACAGAGTGCTACGCCCCACAGTCAAGAAAGATGTACATACCATTTCGCGCCACAAAATTCCAGAAGATAGGGTTGAAGGCGGTCATGGCAACAAAGGCGTACAAGCTGGTCTTGGGTTCAAGTAACTTGTGAAGCTCATCAACGGTGGAAGGGATGGCGGGAGTAGTGTATCGGAAAgtgggatggagaaggtcGGCGCCGGGGATCCATG from Cryptococcus neoformans var. neoformans B-3501A chromosome 4, whole genome shotgun sequence includes:
- a CDS encoding hypothetical protein (Match to EST gb|CF194471.1|CF194471; HMMPfam hit to PEMT, Phospholipid methyltransferase, score: 232.9, E(): 5.9e-67) — protein: MSKLPPIPSWIPGADLLHPTFRYTTPAIPSTVDELHKLLEPKTSLYAFVAMTAFNPIFWNFVARNALCQITAVGEASSVRSGTRLDADRKCSEYRNKTITKVVRSPLVGCYLLAITIFSISAFRDHLFLGAVKDQPSLAILGHPAIKAAAIALFASGQTFVITSMWALGVTGTYLGDYFGILMSHRVTSFPFNVLSDPMYVGSFLTHLGTALWFQSPAGIVLAAWVWIVYAVALKFEGPFTDKIYSAKNKKVDGHSSTSPVLTPTSATFPATPSRRSGRLAARASAPNSDADSDSGSASAAPTKATPRKAARKSVARGEVATPRRVTRSRSQGLASGVSGEE